A single window of Acanthopagrus latus isolate v.2019 chromosome 1, fAcaLat1.1, whole genome shotgun sequence DNA harbors:
- the LOC119009584 gene encoding neuronal pentraxin-1-like, which produces MTGTMDGFSWKLFLLSCLAVVESSAQDFGQTQFICTSVPKDMDLCTATMQNSGPAEDLKTTVMQLRETVLQQKETIMNQKETIRELTSKLSRCESQSLPAAGPGGRRPGSKNTMGDVSRGTTDTLAQLGQTLQTLKQRLENLEQYSRGNNTVQANSLKDLLQNKIDDMEKQVLSRVNTLEETKPASRNDSEQRNRVESTLTSLHHRITDLEKGKETRPTDKFQLTFPLRTNYMYAKAKRSLPEMYSFSVCLWIKSNASPGVGTPFSYAVPGQSNELVLIEWGNNPMEILINDKVAKLPFLINDGKWHHLCITWTTRDGMWEAFQDGVMRGSGENLAPYHPIKPEGVLVLGQEQDTLGGGFDATQAYVGELANLNIWNRKLSIAEIYNLATCNSKAPAGNVFSWTESNIEIFGGATKWTFEPCRSLN; this is translated from the exons ATGACCGGAACCATGGACGGGTTCTCCTGGAAACTTTTTCTACTTTCCTGCCTGGCTGTTGTGGAGAGCTCCGCGCAAGACTTCGGACAGACGCAGTTTATTTGCACGTCGGTGCCCAAGGATATGGACCTGTGCACGGCCACGATGCAGAACAGCGGTCCGGCGGAGGACCTGAAGACCACGGTCATGCAGCTGCGGGAGACCGTGCTGCAGCAGAAGGAGACCATTATGAACCAAAAGGAGACAATCAGGGAACTAACGTCCAAGTTGAGCCGCTGCGAGAGCCAGAGCCTCCCTGCGGCGGGACCCGGCGGGAGGCGGCCGGGGTCCAAGAACACGATGGGGGACGTGTCCCGGGGCACCACGGACACCCTGGCCCAGCTGGGACAGACCTTACAGACGCTGAAACAGAGACTGGAGAATCTAGAG CAGTACAGCCGGGGGAACAACACCGTGCAAGCCAACAGCCTGAAGGACCTGCTGCAGAACAAGATAGACGACATGGAGAAGCAGGTTCTGTCCCGGGTCAACACGTTAGAGGAGACCAAACCGGCCTCCAGGAATGACTCCGAGCAGCGGAACAGAGTGGAGTCCACGCTCACCTCCCTGCACCACCGGATCACGGACCTGGAGAAAG GTAAAGAAACCAGGCCGACCGATAAGTTCCAGCTCACCTTCCCCCTGAGAACCAACTACATGTACGCCAAAGCTAAGAGGAGCCTCCCTGAGATGTACTCCTTCAGCGTGTGTCTGTGGATCAAGTCCAACGCCTCGCCCGGGGTCGGGACACCCTTCTCCTACGCCGTCCCGGGTCAGTCCAACGAGCTGGTGCTGATCGAGTGGGGGAACAACCCCATGGAGATTCTGATCAATGACAAG GTTGCAAAGCTGCCGTTCCTCATCAACGACGGGAAGTGGCATCACCTGTGCATCACGTGGACCACCCGTGACGGGATGTGGGAGGCTTTCCAGGATGGCGTGATGCGGGGCAGTGGGGAAAACCTGGCACCTTATCACCCCATCAAACCGGAGGGAGTGCTGGTCCTGGGACAGGAGCAG GACACGCTAGGAGGAGGCTTCGACGCGACACAAGCCTACGTCGGCGAGCTAGCAAACTTGAATATCTGGAATAGGAAACTTTCTATCGCCGAGATCTACAACTTGGCAACCTGCAACAGCAAAGCACCGGCCGGGAACGTCTTCTCCTGGACGGAGAGCAACATCGAAATATTTGGCGGAGCGACCAAATGGACCTTCGAGCCTTGCCGTTCGCTCAACTGA